The Streptomyces sp. NBC_01244 genome contains a region encoding:
- a CDS encoding DUF6069 family protein, giving the protein MPTTAPVRRSGLAWWKALAIGVGGAVAVNLIVLAVAKLAGAPLVIVNGGTEHPITVGGVIGASVVPLVVGTGAAFLLALWKPVFLRIAQYVGGGLALLSAAGPLSSGADGGTVAALSLMHITLGLAVVATLQIHRR; this is encoded by the coding sequence GTGCCCACCACAGCCCCGGTCCGCCGTTCCGGCCTCGCCTGGTGGAAGGCGCTGGCCATCGGCGTGGGCGGTGCGGTCGCGGTGAATCTGATCGTTCTTGCCGTCGCCAAGCTCGCTGGTGCACCGCTCGTCATCGTCAACGGCGGCACGGAGCACCCGATCACCGTCGGGGGTGTCATCGGTGCCTCCGTCGTCCCGTTGGTCGTCGGGACGGGCGCTGCCTTCTTGCTGGCCCTGTGGAAGCCGGTCTTCCTGCGGATCGCGCAGTACGTGGGCGGCGGGCTGGCCCTGCTGTCGGCTGCCGGCCCGTTGTCGTCCGGCGCCGACGGAGGCACCGTCGCAGCCCTGTCCCTGATGCACATCACCCTCGGGCTGGCGGTCGTCGCCACTCTGCAGATCCACCGCAGATGA
- a CDS encoding GNAT family N-acetyltransferase, with translation MGDWEMRPASVGDVEAVAELRAVVLRADLERLGRYDEQGVRQRLRDGFEPAHTWVIEVGGTFAGCVSLRPAEDAHWLEHFYLAPHLQGRGIGAAVLRGLLEQRDRNGTRVRLNVLQGSAARGLYERHGFRLETEDPVDVFMVRDPK, from the coding sequence ATGGGGGACTGGGAGATGCGGCCGGCTTCGGTGGGGGACGTCGAGGCGGTGGCCGAGCTGAGGGCCGTGGTGCTGCGGGCGGATCTCGAGCGGCTCGGGCGGTACGACGAGCAGGGGGTACGGCAGCGGCTGCGGGACGGGTTCGAGCCCGCGCACACCTGGGTGATCGAGGTGGGCGGTACGTTCGCCGGTTGCGTGTCGCTGCGGCCGGCCGAGGACGCCCACTGGCTGGAGCACTTCTACCTCGCCCCACACCTACAGGGCAGAGGCATCGGCGCGGCCGTGCTGCGTGGGCTGCTGGAGCAGCGCGACCGCAACGGCACCCGGGTCCGGCTGAATGTGCTGCAGGGTAGTGCGGCCCGGGGGTTGTACGAGCGGCACGGGTTCAGACTTGAGACCGAGGATCCGGTGGACGTGTTCATGGTGCGCGATCCCAAATGA
- a CDS encoding GNAT family N-acetyltransferase: MLKGNTVGLRARHEDDIPILHAGLHDDVATASRATGHPWRPLMAGSEALSFLVDDKEQGHVPFSVVDLESGELVGTATLWGIDNHSRSAHVGLGLLPSARGKGYSTDVVAVLCHYGFVVRGLHRLQIETLADNTAMLRSAERNGFVREGVLRSSAWVMGEFLDEVLLGLLAQDWKPAPKV, encoded by the coding sequence ATGCTAAAGGGCAACACGGTTGGGCTCAGGGCCCGGCACGAAGACGACATCCCCATCCTGCATGCCGGGCTTCATGACGACGTGGCCACCGCTTCGCGGGCTACTGGTCACCCGTGGCGTCCGCTCATGGCCGGCTCGGAGGCCCTGTCGTTCTTGGTGGACGACAAGGAGCAGGGCCACGTTCCGTTCTCCGTGGTGGACCTGGAGAGCGGCGAGTTGGTCGGCACCGCGACGCTCTGGGGCATCGACAACCACAGTCGGTCCGCGCACGTCGGGCTCGGGCTGTTGCCGTCTGCTCGGGGCAAGGGCTACAGCACCGACGTGGTCGCGGTCCTGTGCCACTACGGATTCGTCGTACGCGGCCTGCACCGGCTGCAGATCGAGACCCTGGCGGACAATACGGCGATGCTCCGGTCCGCCGAGCGCAACGGGTTCGTTCGCGAGGGCGTGTTGCGCTCCTCGGCTTGGGTGATGGGCGAGTTCCTGGACGAGGTCCTCCTCGGCCTCCTGGCCCAGGACTGGAAGCCGGCCCCGAAGGTCTAG
- a CDS encoding LysE family translocator, with product MVSTDRLLAFAAMSLLLILIPGPSVLFVIGRALSQGWRAALITVAGNTLGAYVLVVAVAFGVGSVVERSVLVFTALKLAGAAYLVYLGVKAFRQRHSLRAEFGAGAAEYGNWRSLWEGFAVGVANPKTIVFFAAVLPQFVDRDQGHVTSQMLLLGLVFNLIAVVCDSAWGMVAATARSWFSRSPQRLSAVGGAGGLAMIGLGVTVAATGRKD from the coding sequence ATGGTGTCCACTGACCGGCTGCTGGCGTTCGCCGCCATGTCGTTGCTGTTGATCCTCATTCCCGGGCCGAGCGTGCTCTTCGTCATCGGGCGGGCGCTGTCCCAGGGGTGGCGGGCCGCGCTGATCACGGTGGCCGGGAACACCCTGGGGGCGTACGTGCTCGTCGTCGCCGTGGCTTTCGGTGTGGGGTCGGTCGTGGAGCGGTCCGTGCTCGTGTTCACGGCGCTCAAGCTCGCGGGGGCCGCGTACCTCGTCTACCTCGGGGTCAAGGCCTTCCGGCAGCGGCATTCGCTGCGTGCGGAGTTCGGGGCGGGCGCAGCCGAGTACGGGAACTGGCGGTCGCTGTGGGAAGGGTTCGCCGTCGGGGTGGCCAATCCGAAGACCATCGTGTTCTTCGCGGCCGTCCTGCCGCAGTTCGTGGACCGCGACCAGGGGCACGTCACCTCCCAAATGCTGCTTCTCGGGCTCGTGTTCAACCTCATCGCCGTAGTCTGCGACAGCGCCTGGGGCATGGTCGCCGCGACTGCCCGCAGCTGGTTCTCTCGGTCGCCGCAGCGACTCTCCGCCGTCGGCGGGGCCGGCGGGCTCGCGATGATCGGTCTGGGTGTGACCGTCGCCGCGACCGGGCGCAAGGACTGA
- a CDS encoding sigma-70 family RNA polymerase sigma factor gives MALRFEEHRSHLRAVAYRMLGSIGEAEDAVQEAWLRLSRTDVSDVENLGGWLTTVVARLCLNGLRARETRREDSLDDRLERLGRLDRGGSAPRMPDPLLAREGTVDPEVEVLLADSVGLALLVVLESLAPAERLAFVLHDMFSVPFDEIALMLDRTPAATRQLASRARRRVQGRAPAPDPDLARQREAVSAFFAATRDGDFDALLALLHPDVVLRSDGGVARAGQSVVLTGARIVGSQATLYGTLAPFVRPVLVNGAAGVLCVVEGRLMSVMAFTVTDGRIAAIDVLTDPDRLDLIDLGPLT, from the coding sequence CTGGCCCTCCGCTTCGAGGAGCACCGCTCCCATCTCCGGGCCGTCGCCTACCGGATGCTCGGGTCGATCGGTGAGGCCGAGGACGCGGTCCAGGAGGCCTGGCTGCGGTTGAGCCGTACCGATGTCAGTGACGTGGAGAACCTCGGCGGCTGGCTGACGACGGTCGTGGCCCGGCTGTGTCTGAACGGACTGCGGGCCCGCGAGACCCGCCGGGAGGACTCCCTCGACGACCGGCTGGAACGGCTGGGCCGGCTGGACCGGGGCGGCTCTGCTCCCCGGATGCCCGACCCCCTCCTCGCCCGCGAAGGCACCGTCGACCCCGAGGTCGAGGTACTGCTGGCCGATTCCGTCGGACTGGCGTTGCTCGTGGTGCTCGAATCCCTCGCTCCGGCGGAGCGGCTGGCGTTCGTCCTGCACGACATGTTCTCCGTGCCCTTCGACGAGATCGCCCTGATGCTCGACAGGACACCGGCGGCCACCCGGCAGCTCGCCAGCCGTGCGCGGCGCCGCGTCCAGGGCCGGGCGCCCGCACCGGATCCGGACCTGGCCCGACAGCGCGAGGCGGTCAGCGCGTTCTTCGCGGCCACCCGCGACGGGGACTTCGACGCGCTCCTCGCCCTGCTCCACCCCGACGTGGTCCTGCGTTCCGACGGCGGCGTGGCACGCGCCGGACAGTCGGTGGTGCTGACCGGTGCCCGGATCGTGGGGTCGCAGGCGACCCTCTACGGCACGCTCGCCCCGTTCGTCCGCCCCGTGCTCGTCAACGGGGCCGCCGGCGTGCTGTGCGTGGTCGAGGGCCGGCTGATGTCGGTGATGGCCTTCACGGTGACCGACGGCCGGATCGCCGCCATCGACGTGCTCACCGATCCCGACCGGCTGGACCTCATCGATCTCGGCCCCCTCACCTGA
- a CDS encoding VOC family protein, with product MIDSRAHIRIARPSLDLAAAERFYVDGLGLDVQWRSTERVSGEHDLLMVGPLGGGWHFELTRDPENPVAPSPTAEDLFVVYLGEEPDEALVARLVEHGGTRTPASNPYWDTHGVTVTDPDGYQLVLSSRTWG from the coding sequence ATGATCGACTCACGCGCGCACATCCGGATCGCCCGGCCCTCCCTCGATCTCGCGGCCGCCGAGCGGTTCTACGTGGACGGGCTGGGGCTCGACGTGCAGTGGCGCTCCACCGAGCGGGTCTCCGGGGAGCACGACCTGCTGATGGTCGGGCCCCTCGGGGGCGGCTGGCACTTCGAGTTGACCCGCGACCCCGAGAACCCGGTGGCGCCCTCCCCCACCGCCGAGGACCTCTTCGTCGTCTACCTGGGCGAGGAGCCCGACGAGGCCCTCGTGGCCCGGCTCGTCGAGCACGGCGGGACCCGTACGCCCGCCTCCAACCCGTACTGGGACACCCACGGGGTCACCGTCACCGACCCCGACGGCTACCAGCTCGTCCTGTCCTCCCGCACCTGGGGTTGA
- a CDS encoding bestrophin-like domain, giving the protein MILWLLNHLSTFFLGVLLVGGFVALAIGGSVAARRRFPHLAGGDHNEMVGVALGMFGAIYGIILAFVVVTLWTQLENTQTIVATEATDLALVVRSAEVFPPAERARVERAVGDYVHAVVEIQWPLMREGRPSYEATADQTHALYTALQAYEPSGPRSETFYGEAVGRLNDVAAQRRARVTMAETSLPPLLQVLVYGGALVILPLTFLFGLRSLKMQLLFVSAVAGLIGFSLLLVVALDRPFAGELSVSPAPFKDAALAQFWR; this is encoded by the coding sequence ATGATCCTCTGGTTGCTCAACCACCTCAGCACGTTCTTCCTCGGTGTCCTCCTCGTCGGCGGCTTCGTCGCCCTCGCCATCGGCGGCAGCGTGGCCGCGCGCCGCCGCTTCCCGCACCTCGCGGGCGGCGACCACAACGAGATGGTCGGGGTGGCCCTCGGGATGTTCGGCGCGATCTACGGCATCATCCTCGCCTTCGTCGTCGTCACCCTGTGGACGCAACTGGAGAACACCCAGACCATCGTCGCGACCGAGGCCACCGACCTGGCCCTGGTCGTCCGCAGCGCCGAGGTCTTCCCGCCGGCCGAACGCGCCCGCGTGGAGCGGGCGGTGGGCGACTACGTCCACGCCGTCGTGGAGATCCAGTGGCCCCTCATGCGCGAGGGCAGGCCCAGCTACGAGGCCACCGCCGACCAGACGCACGCCCTGTACACGGCACTCCAGGCCTACGAGCCCTCCGGCCCCCGGAGCGAGACCTTCTACGGAGAGGCCGTCGGCCGCCTCAACGACGTCGCCGCGCAGCGCCGGGCGCGCGTGACGATGGCCGAGACCTCGCTGCCGCCGCTGCTCCAAGTGCTCGTGTACGGCGGTGCGCTGGTGATCCTCCCGCTCACCTTCCTCTTCGGGCTGCGGAGCCTGAAGATGCAGCTGCTGTTCGTCTCGGCGGTGGCGGGACTGATCGGCTTCAGCCTGCTGCTGGTGGTGGCCCTCGACCGCCCCTTCGCCGGGGAACTGAGCGTGAGCCCCGCACCGTTCAAGGACGCGGCACTGGCGCAGTTCTGGCGCTAG
- a CDS encoding winged helix-turn-helix transcriptional regulator codes for MTQRPPLTPPPLDPEMFDPVCPSPLVPFRIGDKWAALILRCLQDGPRRFSELKVPLREITAKSLTQSLRGLERDGFVARTEYETPARRVEYALTPLGRGLLDPLDAACEWTREHWDELLDAQEAGATGPPSAGGSR; via the coding sequence ATGACGCAGAGGCCGCCGCTCACGCCCCCACCGCTCGATCCCGAGATGTTCGACCCGGTCTGCCCCTCGCCCCTGGTGCCGTTCCGGATCGGCGACAAATGGGCCGCGCTGATCCTGCGCTGCCTCCAGGACGGCCCCCGCCGATTCTCGGAACTCAAGGTCCCGCTGCGCGAGATCACCGCCAAGTCCCTCACCCAGTCCCTGCGCGGGCTGGAGCGGGACGGCTTCGTGGCGCGCACGGAGTACGAGACCCCGGCGCGCCGGGTCGAGTACGCCCTCACCCCGCTCGGCCGGGGGCTGCTCGACCCCCTGGACGCGGCGTGCGAGTGGACGCGGGAGCACTGGGACGAACTGCTCGACGCCCAGGAGGCGGGGGCGACCGGCCCGCCCAGTGCCGGCGGATCGCGCTGA
- a CDS encoding NAD(P)-dependent oxidoreductase — protein sequence MTKQGNTGNTHNRIIVFGAAGRVGRAVVAEARARGHEVTEAGRGDGDVTSAADVARLAAGHDAAVAAVYDMGAAPGEFFPAAARALAAGLGGAGVRRLVSVGLASVLPTRSGALLMDTPGYPQEWREFYVGHGAGTEALRAAAPAGLDWAVLSPSGDFAAEGEPGGGYAFAPADAGARIPHPDFARAVLDEALAPTVHRTHAGVTGA from the coding sequence ATGACGAAGCAGGGGAACACAGGGAACACACACAACAGAATCATCGTCTTCGGCGCCGCCGGCCGCGTCGGCCGGGCCGTCGTCGCCGAGGCGCGGGCGCGGGGCCACGAGGTGACCGAGGCCGGGCGGGGCGACGGGGACGTCACCTCGGCGGCGGACGTGGCGCGGCTCGCCGCCGGGCACGACGCGGCGGTGGCGGCGGTGTACGACATGGGGGCCGCTCCGGGCGAGTTCTTCCCGGCGGCCGCCCGCGCGCTCGCGGCGGGGCTGGGCGGGGCCGGAGTGCGGCGCCTGGTCTCCGTCGGGCTGGCGTCGGTACTGCCGACCCGCTCCGGGGCGCTGCTGATGGACACCCCGGGCTACCCGCAGGAGTGGCGGGAGTTCTACGTCGGCCACGGCGCCGGCACCGAGGCGCTGCGGGCGGCCGCCCCGGCGGGCCTGGACTGGGCGGTGCTGAGCCCTTCGGGCGACTTCGCCGCCGAGGGGGAGCCCGGAGGCGGCTACGCCTTCGCCCCCGCCGACGCCGGGGCCCGGATCCCGCACCCGGACTTCGCCCGGGCCGTCCTGGACGAGGCGCTCGCCCCGACCGTGCACCGCACGCACGCCGGGGTGACGGGCGCATGA
- a CDS encoding nitroreductase/quinone reductase family protein, which yields MTGTTPSAPPAPTDSPNPWVADHIRRFEETGGVPRPGIRDLLLTTRGRRSGVLRRTALAYVPDAEAAEATYVLTASNAGAGQHPAWYLNLSADPAVTLHVGTESFPALARPATPAETERLWPVVVAVMPSYAAYRDTAAGTAGREVPLVLVTRVTAIAAGAC from the coding sequence ATGACCGGCACCACCCCCTCCGCGCCCCCGGCCCCCACCGACAGCCCGAACCCCTGGGTGGCGGACCACATCCGCCGCTTCGAGGAGACCGGCGGGGTGCCGCGCCCCGGGATCCGCGATCTGCTGCTGACCACCCGGGGGCGCCGCTCCGGGGTGCTGCGCCGCACGGCGCTGGCCTACGTACCCGACGCGGAGGCCGCCGAGGCCACGTACGTCCTCACGGCGTCCAACGCTGGGGCCGGGCAGCACCCGGCCTGGTACCTGAACCTGAGCGCCGACCCGGCCGTCACGCTGCACGTCGGCACGGAGAGCTTCCCGGCGCTCGCCCGCCCCGCGACCCCGGCGGAGACGGAGCGGCTGTGGCCGGTGGTGGTGGCCGTGATGCCCTCGTACGCGGCCTACCGGGACACGGCCGCCGGGACGGCCGGCCGCGAGGTCCCACTGGTCCTGGTCACTCGCGTCACCGCCATCGCGGCCGGGGCCTGCTGA
- a CDS encoding helix-turn-helix domain-containing protein, producing MPLPLRRAISLVGGDKAGAFSPAEQAEIDRGAAEMTSVVRAHRLAEVRKRRHTTQVQVAEAMGVTQARVSRIENGELERSEVETLAAYVRALGGKLKIVAEFGDEQYTLG from the coding sequence ATGCCCCTCCCGCTGAGGCGAGCGATCTCCCTCGTCGGCGGAGACAAGGCCGGCGCCTTCTCGCCCGCCGAGCAGGCGGAGATCGACCGGGGGGCGGCGGAGATGACCTCCGTCGTGCGCGCACACCGCCTGGCGGAGGTCCGCAAACGGCGGCACACCACGCAGGTCCAGGTCGCGGAAGCCATGGGGGTCACTCAAGCGCGCGTCTCCCGGATCGAGAACGGCGAGCTGGAGCGCAGTGAGGTCGAGACCCTCGCCGCCTACGTACGCGCCCTCGGCGGCAAGCTGAAGATCGTCGCCGAGTTCGGTGACGAGCAGTACACCCTCGGCTGA
- a CDS encoding APC family permease produces MTQLDVRPQAGDTVNGATPRGGSDGDVRGKGLGKGSVGLVGSAVIGISTVAPVYCLTSTLGSTAGEVGVQMPAVFLAGFLPMLLVAFAYRELNKAMPDCGTSFTWTVKAFGPRIGWMCGWGLVIATIIVLSNLAGVATSYFWLLAGEITSNPAIAALDDNKLVHIATCLTLIAVATAISYRGMTATKGVQYALVGLQLAVLAIFVAMAFQKASAGTFDTGLDFSWQWMNPFAIESMAAFTAGLSLSIFMYWGWDACLATNEETTGSAKTPGRASLIAMVVLVGSYLATGIAAQMAVGSGTEGLGLGNPETSDNVFAALAGPVMGPWVLGVLLLVAVLASATASLQTTFIPVARTVLAMSTYEALPPSYAKVHPKFKTPGRATVMAGAATGAFYTVMTLISENVLTDTIFALGLMICFYYSLTAFACAWYFRSELRRSTRDLFFKGVFPVLGGLLLATVFFKTLIDMWNPSYGSGSTVLGVGSVFIIGVGLLALGLVVMFVTERRSPAFFRGEVLTKSTPSLVVQD; encoded by the coding sequence ATGACACAGCTGGACGTCCGGCCCCAGGCCGGAGACACGGTAAACGGAGCCACCCCCCGGGGTGGCTCCGACGGTGACGTACGGGGCAAGGGCCTCGGCAAGGGCTCCGTCGGCCTCGTGGGAAGCGCCGTCATCGGCATCTCCACCGTCGCCCCCGTCTACTGCCTGACCTCCACCCTCGGGTCCACCGCCGGAGAGGTCGGCGTCCAGATGCCGGCCGTCTTCCTGGCCGGCTTCCTGCCGATGCTGCTGGTCGCCTTCGCGTACCGCGAGCTCAACAAGGCCATGCCGGACTGCGGCACCTCCTTCACCTGGACCGTGAAGGCCTTCGGCCCGCGGATCGGCTGGATGTGCGGCTGGGGCCTGGTGATCGCCACGATCATCGTGCTCTCCAACCTGGCCGGCGTCGCCACCTCCTACTTCTGGCTGCTGGCCGGCGAGATCACGAGCAACCCGGCGATCGCCGCCCTGGACGACAACAAGCTCGTCCACATCGCCACCTGCCTCACCCTGATCGCCGTCGCGACCGCCATCAGCTACCGCGGCATGACGGCCACCAAGGGCGTCCAGTACGCGCTGGTCGGCCTCCAGCTCGCCGTCCTCGCCATCTTCGTGGCGATGGCCTTCCAGAAGGCCTCCGCGGGCACCTTCGACACCGGCCTGGACTTCTCCTGGCAGTGGATGAACCCCTTCGCGATCGAGTCCATGGCGGCCTTCACCGCCGGCCTCTCGCTCTCGATCTTCATGTACTGGGGCTGGGACGCCTGCCTGGCCACCAACGAGGAGACCACCGGCTCCGCCAAGACCCCCGGCCGGGCCTCGCTCATCGCGATGGTCGTCCTCGTCGGCTCGTACCTGGCCACCGGCATCGCCGCCCAGATGGCCGTCGGCTCCGGCACCGAAGGCCTCGGCCTCGGCAACCCGGAGACCTCCGACAACGTCTTCGCCGCCCTCGCCGGCCCGGTCATGGGCCCCTGGGTGCTCGGCGTCCTGCTCCTCGTGGCCGTCCTGGCCTCCGCGACGGCCTCCCTGCAGACCACCTTCATCCCGGTCGCCCGCACGGTCCTGGCCATGTCCACGTACGAGGCGCTGCCACCCTCCTACGCCAAGGTCCACCCGAAGTTCAAGACCCCCGGCCGCGCCACCGTCATGGCCGGCGCCGCGACCGGCGCCTTCTACACCGTGATGACCCTGATCAGCGAGAACGTCCTCACCGACACGATCTTCGCGCTCGGCCTGATGATCTGCTTCTACTACTCGCTGACGGCCTTCGCCTGCGCCTGGTACTTCCGCTCCGAGCTGCGCCGCTCCACCCGAGACCTCTTCTTCAAGGGCGTCTTCCCGGTCCTGGGCGGCCTGCTCCTGGCGACCGTCTTCTTCAAGACCCTGATCGACATGTGGAACCCGTCGTACGGCTCCGGCTCCACGGTCCTCGGCGTCGGCAGCGTCTTCATCATCGGCGTCGGCCTGCTGGCCCTCGGCCTGGTGGTCATGTTCGTCACCGAACGCCGCAGCCCCGCCTTCTTCCGCGGCGAGGTCCTGACGAAGTCCACCCCGTCCCTGGTGGTCCAGGACTGA
- a CDS encoding aldehyde dehydrogenase family protein, with protein MSSATDNPQKLFVGGEWVEPAGGHYEVVNPADESVVGLAPEASRGQVEDAARAAAAAFEGWSRTKPEERAAILDRAADIIQREYEPWAALAQAETGAPTGIARGMQVGVGVARFRRYAKGALEPVERGLPPQVTEAGPMGAASILGALEVRQPVGVVTCITSYNNPWANPAGKVAPALAMGNTVVVKPAPQDPLSVFRMAEALHEAGVPAGVVNVVSGTSVEVGEAAVDSPDVDMVSFTGSTGVGQRIAEVCGRTMKRQLMELGGKGAAIVLADADLDAAVMGIGTTFSFYSGQICTAPTRVIVHRSVYEQLVEKLQGYLAFMKVGDPAVRGTVVGPVISAAHRDRVESYIELGKKEGARIAFGGERPMVGEGAAAGKGFYVAPTLLVDCTNDMRVVREEIFGPVVVVVPFDGAAGDEDEAVALANDSDFGLISYVWSADAARAFRVARRLRAGGVGVNTIGRNMEAPFGGFKRSGVGRDVGSYALHAYSEMQSIVWA; from the coding sequence GTGAGCAGTGCTACGGACAACCCGCAGAAGCTCTTCGTCGGCGGCGAGTGGGTCGAGCCGGCGGGCGGGCACTACGAGGTGGTCAACCCGGCCGACGAATCCGTCGTCGGCCTGGCCCCCGAGGCCTCGCGCGGCCAGGTCGAGGACGCGGCGCGCGCCGCGGCGGCGGCCTTCGAGGGCTGGTCCCGGACGAAGCCGGAGGAGCGGGCCGCGATCCTGGACCGGGCCGCGGACATCATCCAGCGCGAGTACGAGCCCTGGGCGGCGCTCGCGCAGGCCGAGACGGGCGCCCCCACCGGGATCGCGCGCGGCATGCAGGTCGGGGTGGGCGTGGCCCGCTTCCGTCGGTACGCGAAGGGCGCGCTGGAACCGGTCGAGCGCGGGCTGCCGCCGCAGGTCACCGAGGCCGGGCCGATGGGTGCGGCGAGCATCCTCGGCGCCCTGGAGGTGCGCCAGCCGGTCGGGGTCGTCACCTGCATCACCTCGTACAACAACCCGTGGGCCAATCCCGCGGGCAAGGTGGCCCCGGCGCTGGCCATGGGCAACACCGTGGTGGTCAAGCCGGCCCCGCAGGACCCGCTGTCGGTGTTCCGGATGGCCGAGGCCCTGCACGAGGCCGGGGTCCCGGCGGGCGTGGTGAACGTGGTCTCCGGCACCTCGGTGGAGGTCGGCGAGGCGGCCGTGGATTCCCCGGACGTGGACATGGTGTCCTTCACCGGCTCCACGGGCGTCGGGCAGCGCATCGCCGAGGTCTGCGGCCGCACGATGAAGCGGCAGCTGATGGAGCTGGGCGGCAAGGGCGCGGCGATCGTCCTCGCGGACGCCGACCTGGACGCGGCGGTGATGGGGATCGGCACCACCTTCTCCTTCTACTCCGGGCAGATCTGCACGGCTCCGACCCGGGTGATCGTCCACCGGTCGGTGTACGAGCAGCTGGTGGAGAAGCTGCAGGGCTATCTGGCCTTCATGAAGGTCGGAGACCCGGCGGTGCGCGGCACCGTGGTGGGCCCGGTCATCTCGGCGGCGCACCGGGACCGCGTGGAGTCGTACATCGAGCTGGGCAAGAAGGAGGGCGCCCGGATCGCCTTCGGCGGCGAGCGCCCGATGGTGGGTGAGGGTGCCGCCGCGGGCAAGGGGTTCTACGTGGCCCCGACCCTCCTCGTCGACTGCACGAACGACATGCGCGTGGTCCGGGAGGAGATCTTCGGGCCGGTCGTCGTGGTCGTCCCGTTCGACGGAGCTGCCGGGGATGAGGACGAGGCGGTGGCGCTGGCCAACGACAGCGACTTCGGCCTGATCAGTTACGTGTGGTCCGCGGACGCGGCCCGCGCTTTCCGCGTGGCGCGGCGGCTGCGGGCGGGCGGGGTCGGGGTGAACACCATCGGGCGGAACATGGAGGCGCCGTTCGGCGGCTTCAAGCGCTCGGGGGTCGGCCGGGACGTGGGCTCGTACGCACTGCACGCCTACAGCGAGATGCAGTCGATCGTCTGGGCTTGA